In a genomic window of Arachnia rubra:
- a CDS encoding carbohydrate ABC transporter permease — protein MRSRGRRPYRTLQPGGPGIMIRWVGLSLVAAACLFPFYAMVVLSLKPNTTIELPGALWPFSGISLDSYRQVLSDQDLPIWLLNTLVYSLVSVAAVLFVSSLAGYAFAKKRFPGRETIFWSFLSMLMVPFHVTLIPTFMLIAGLKGVNTYWGLILPTLANTQAVFLMRQFIRGLPDELFEAARVDGASEFMVFWRIVLPLCRPVLATLGIFVFLWHWNDFLWPLVVGRRSEMWTLTVGIASLQRQDVPLSVMFAGSTVALLPIFLAYLVAQRYVQEGYVNSGFKG, from the coding sequence ATGAGGAGCCGCGGACGCCGTCCCTACCGGACCCTGCAGCCTGGCGGCCCGGGCATCATGATCCGCTGGGTGGGGCTTTCGCTGGTCGCTGCCGCGTGCCTGTTCCCGTTCTATGCGATGGTGGTGCTCAGCCTGAAGCCAAACACCACCATCGAACTTCCCGGTGCGCTATGGCCCTTCAGCGGCATCTCCCTCGACTCCTACCGGCAGGTGCTTTCCGACCAGGACCTACCCATATGGCTGCTCAACACCCTGGTCTACTCACTGGTCTCGGTGGCGGCGGTGCTGTTCGTCTCCTCCCTGGCCGGTTATGCCTTCGCCAAGAAGCGTTTCCCGGGCCGGGAGACGATCTTCTGGTCCTTCCTGTCGATGCTGATGGTGCCCTTCCACGTCACTCTGATCCCCACGTTCATGCTGATCGCCGGCCTGAAGGGGGTAAACACCTACTGGGGGCTGATCCTGCCGACGCTCGCGAACACCCAGGCCGTCTTCCTGATGCGCCAGTTCATCCGTGGCCTCCCGGACGAGCTGTTCGAGGCTGCTCGCGTCGATGGCGCCAGCGAGTTCATGGTGTTCTGGCGCATCGTGCTGCCCCTGTGCCGGCCCGTCCTGGCCACGCTCGGGATCTTCGTCTTCCTGTGGCACTGGAACGACTTCCTGTGGCCGTTGGTCGTGGGCAGGCGCAGCGAGATGTGGACCCTGACGGTCGGGATTGCCTCGCTGCAGCGGCAGGACGTACCGCTCAGCGTCATGTTCGCAGGCTCGACTGTGGCCCTGCTGCCCATCTTCCTGGCCTATCTGGTGGCGCAGCGCTACGTCCAAGAAGGCTACGTCAACAGCGGATTCAAGGGATGA
- a CDS encoding ligand-binding sensor domain-containing protein, whose protein sequence is MKPTRETRARGLARMATSLALSLAVVLSFGGSAAADDAKEEALPATPPAPPSVPSYGTTVKADGTPVAVVVSGGAGGKLSIVNLNTGESTAKDFDDGGADAQPWGFATLKDKTVLIGAGKGLYRYNPADDSVEVLSKAGVPGYEQVAGRADFIWDIAVDENDTAYIATQVSPERGEGGNVLTWSASGGWGVLKGGDPVEAGQQHVRSIAYENGKLYTTVGAGDPKVYQVDAKTGEKKVMPLPKEALQDASLMYRLEVKAGKLYVGYGNDTGTLVLDIASGATKPLPGNVASHIVTRPDEPKKVYYWSKPEGQTAQLTEYDPDSGQAAALFSYGSLLSRMSPNAWATHDAFVSIEMNGGRMTTYNASTGEANLLEGKITPSARAIQSMVAADNGKLFASWYMATNKMLSATPGANVGDTKYNLVDSPVGQGEGLAVNGETLVYGLYSGAKIGARSTADDAAQAGDPQQVGGAQDRPYAITHTTDNIFAVGTVPSDGKLGGALSLYDAKSNKIQKVYNFSELKYASGVPTDRLAEQSPISMAYRDGKLYIGTTVRGGHTARAKDGQGNLQEAQLVEFDVAKGVVTRVINPFENEKQNAITALTFGDDGQLYGTTGSYVFKVNTGSFEVTKNRLAEGGEINRSWLVQRDGKLFGVLQGQLYAIQASDLTGQVIASSEKGAVSALTLSKDGYLYYARGTTIYRNSYLR, encoded by the coding sequence ATGAAACCTACACGAGAAACCAGGGCTAGAGGTCTCGCCCGGATGGCGACCTCCCTGGCCCTCAGCCTGGCAGTTGTGCTGTCGTTCGGTGGGTCCGCCGCGGCAGACGACGCCAAGGAAGAAGCACTTCCGGCCACCCCGCCAGCGCCGCCGAGCGTGCCCAGCTACGGCACCACGGTCAAGGCCGATGGCACGCCGGTTGCCGTCGTCGTCAGCGGCGGCGCTGGCGGCAAGCTCAGCATCGTCAACCTGAACACCGGCGAGTCCACCGCCAAAGACTTCGACGATGGGGGAGCCGATGCGCAACCCTGGGGCTTTGCCACCCTCAAGGACAAGACAGTCCTCATAGGGGCTGGCAAGGGACTTTATCGTTATAACCCCGCTGATGACTCGGTCGAGGTGCTCAGCAAGGCGGGCGTCCCGGGGTATGAGCAGGTTGCGGGCCGGGCGGACTTCATATGGGATATCGCGGTTGACGAGAACGATACGGCTTATATCGCGACCCAGGTCTCCCCGGAACGTGGGGAGGGCGGCAATGTGCTGACCTGGAGTGCGTCCGGCGGCTGGGGCGTCCTCAAGGGTGGCGACCCTGTTGAGGCGGGGCAGCAGCATGTCCGCAGCATCGCTTACGAGAACGGCAAGCTGTACACCACTGTCGGAGCCGGAGATCCGAAGGTCTACCAGGTCGACGCGAAGACCGGGGAGAAGAAGGTCATGCCGCTGCCGAAGGAGGCCCTCCAGGACGCCTCCCTCATGTACCGGCTTGAGGTGAAGGCCGGGAAGCTCTACGTCGGATACGGCAATGACACAGGCACCCTCGTCCTCGACATCGCCAGCGGTGCCACCAAGCCGTTGCCTGGTAACGTGGCCAGCCATATCGTTACCCGCCCAGATGAGCCCAAGAAGGTCTACTACTGGAGTAAGCCCGAGGGTCAGACCGCTCAGCTTACGGAGTACGATCCCGATAGCGGCCAGGCGGCCGCGCTGTTCAGCTATGGCAGTCTGCTCAGCCGGATGAGCCCCAATGCCTGGGCCACCCACGACGCGTTCGTCTCCATCGAGATGAACGGTGGGCGGATGACCACCTACAACGCCAGCACCGGGGAGGCGAACCTCCTTGAAGGCAAGATCACGCCGTCCGCGCGCGCCATCCAGTCGATGGTGGCGGCCGACAACGGCAAGCTGTTCGCGTCGTGGTACATGGCGACGAACAAGATGCTCAGCGCCACCCCTGGGGCGAACGTTGGCGATACGAAGTACAACCTGGTGGACTCCCCCGTCGGACAGGGTGAGGGCCTGGCGGTCAATGGCGAGACCCTGGTGTACGGGTTGTACTCCGGAGCCAAGATTGGTGCGCGCTCCACAGCGGACGATGCCGCTCAAGCGGGAGATCCCCAGCAGGTCGGCGGGGCGCAGGACCGCCCGTATGCGATCACGCACACCACCGATAACATCTTCGCCGTCGGCACCGTGCCCTCGGATGGAAAACTCGGCGGAGCCCTGTCTCTCTACGACGCCAAGAGCAACAAGATTCAGAAGGTCTACAACTTCAGCGAACTGAAGTACGCCAGCGGCGTCCCGACGGATCGTCTCGCCGAGCAGTCCCCGATTTCGATGGCCTACCGGGACGGCAAGCTCTACATCGGCACCACCGTCCGCGGCGGACACACCGCCCGCGCCAAGGATGGGCAGGGCAACCTGCAGGAGGCCCAGCTCGTCGAGTTCGACGTTGCTAAGGGTGTGGTGACGCGCGTTATCAACCCCTTCGAGAACGAGAAGCAGAACGCCATCACCGCGCTGACCTTTGGTGACGACGGACAGCTCTACGGAACGACCGGAAGCTACGTGTTCAAGGTCAACACCGGTTCCTTCGAGGTCACCAAGAACCGCCTGGCCGAGGGCGGGGAGATCAACCGGAGCTGGCTGGTGCAGCGCGACGGCAAGCTGTTCGGCGTCCTGCAGGGTCAGCTGTACGCGATCCAGGCGAGCGACCTCACCGGGCAGGTCATCGCCAGCAGCGAGAAGGGTGCGGTCAGCGCTCTGACGCTGTCGAAGGACGGCTACCTGTACTACGCACGCGGAACGACAATCTACCGGAACAGCTACCTCCGGTAA
- a CDS encoding dihydrodipicolinate synthase family protein encodes MRRTPARLSMPTSAARTLALGTVIPAHPLALTERLTIDIARQRALTRYYLDAGAGGIAIGVHATQFEIRDAVHSLFEPVLALTAEELNTHAASGVVRIAGVAGPTRQAVREAETACLLGYDAVLVSPQIDDPTPGRLLDRARAIAQVMPIIGFYLQPAIGGPVLDRHFWREFCQIEAVVAIKAAPFDRYRTLELMRGVAESGRAHQIALYTGNDDAIIPDLLSEYHLPGPDGPVTLRFVGGLLGQWAIGTRAAVRMLGLAHRAAAGDDRARTELNRISTDLLDINQALFDPANNFQGVIPGVHELLRQQGLLAGTWCLDPAATLSPRQAAEITRVRRTYPHLCDEKFIAENLEGWLT; translated from the coding sequence ATGCGGCGTACTCCCGCCAGGCTCTCGATGCCCACGAGCGCGGCGCGCACGCTGGCGCTCGGGACCGTGATCCCTGCCCATCCGCTGGCGCTGACCGAGCGGCTGACCATCGACATCGCCCGCCAGCGGGCGCTGACCCGCTACTACCTCGACGCCGGGGCTGGGGGAATCGCCATCGGCGTCCACGCCACTCAGTTCGAGATCCGCGACGCCGTCCACTCCCTGTTCGAGCCGGTCCTCGCCCTGACCGCCGAGGAGCTCAATACCCATGCCGCGAGTGGCGTGGTGCGCATCGCAGGGGTCGCAGGACCCACCCGGCAGGCCGTCCGCGAAGCCGAGACAGCCTGCCTCCTCGGCTACGACGCGGTCCTGGTCAGCCCCCAGATCGACGACCCGACCCCAGGACGGCTCCTCGACCGGGCCCGCGCCATCGCCCAGGTCATGCCGATCATCGGTTTCTATCTGCAGCCCGCGATCGGCGGCCCGGTGCTCGACCGGCACTTCTGGCGGGAGTTCTGTCAGATCGAGGCCGTAGTGGCCATCAAGGCAGCGCCCTTCGACCGCTACCGCACCCTCGAACTCATGCGGGGCGTCGCGGAGTCCGGCCGCGCCCACCAGATCGCGCTCTACACCGGCAACGACGACGCGATCATCCCGGACCTGCTCAGTGAGTATCACCTTCCCGGGCCCGACGGACCGGTCACGCTGCGTTTCGTCGGCGGGCTGCTGGGCCAGTGGGCGATTGGCACCAGGGCGGCGGTCCGGATGCTGGGGCTCGCTCACCGGGCTGCCGCTGGGGACGATCGCGCCCGCACCGAGCTGAACCGGATCAGCACCGATCTGCTGGACATCAACCAGGCCCTCTTCGACCCGGCCAACAACTTCCAGGGCGTCATCCCCGGCGTCCACGAGCTGCTGCGCCAGCAGGGCCTGCTGGCCGGCACCTGGTGCCTGGACCCAGCCGCCACGCTGTCGCCCCGGCAGGCTGCCGAGATCACCCGTGTACGTCGCACCTACCCACACCTGTGTGACGAGAAGTTCATCGCCGAGAACCTGGAGGGATGGCTGACATGA
- a CDS encoding hydroxyacid dehydrogenase: MTTPTLMTTPALLIVVPDALHLEFFDAASQQLLRTAAAALGEAAPLHVEDLSAVDDLSKVQVLVTSWGFPRLDAELLDRMPSLALVAHTGASVRPFITDEVFARGIHVTQAGQAMAPAVAEVSLTFTLALLHRVHRMDHAMRRGDDCSNTDVFGPQRELSGSVVTVIGASRTGRAYLSLLSALWARPLLVDPTLTCEDAERLGAELVSLDEGLSRARIVALHAPSLPETRHLIGARELALMPDGAGLVNTARSWLVDEAALLSEVRSGRLDAAIDVFDEEPLPPGSDFRSLPNVLTTPHRAAGTYEGRLRQGRIVAEEIQAWLRGSPLAHAVEPHQLRFIA, encoded by the coding sequence ATGACCACGCCAACACTGATGACCACACCTGCGCTGCTCATCGTCGTGCCCGACGCGCTGCACCTGGAATTCTTCGATGCGGCCTCCCAGCAGCTGCTGCGCACCGCCGCGGCGGCCCTGGGAGAGGCCGCGCCGCTGCACGTCGAGGACCTTTCCGCGGTCGACGACCTCAGCAAGGTGCAGGTCCTCGTCACGAGCTGGGGTTTCCCCCGGCTGGATGCGGAGCTGCTGGACCGGATGCCGTCGCTCGCCCTGGTGGCGCACACCGGAGCCAGCGTCCGGCCGTTCATCACCGACGAGGTGTTCGCCCGGGGCATCCACGTCACCCAGGCCGGGCAGGCCATGGCACCCGCGGTCGCGGAGGTGTCGCTGACCTTCACCCTGGCGCTGCTGCACCGGGTCCACCGCATGGACCATGCGATGCGTAGGGGCGACGACTGTTCCAATACGGACGTATTTGGCCCGCAGCGTGAGCTCAGCGGGTCGGTGGTAACCGTGATCGGCGCCTCCCGGACCGGCCGGGCCTACCTGTCGCTGCTCTCCGCGCTGTGGGCACGCCCGCTGCTGGTGGACCCGACCCTGACCTGCGAGGACGCCGAACGGCTCGGCGCCGAGCTGGTGTCCCTCGACGAGGGCCTCAGCCGGGCACGGATCGTGGCGTTGCATGCCCCGTCGCTGCCCGAGACCCGGCACCTGATCGGCGCCCGGGAGCTGGCGCTGATGCCTGACGGGGCGGGCCTGGTCAACACGGCGCGGTCGTGGCTGGTGGACGAGGCGGCGCTGCTGTCCGAGGTGCGTTCGGGACGCCTGGATGCCGCCATCGACGTGTTCGACGAGGAGCCCCTGCCGCCGGGCAGCGACTTCCGCAGCCTGCCGAACGTGCTGACTACCCCGCACCGCGCCGCGGGCACGTATGAGGGGAGGCTCCGGCAGGGCCGGATCGTCGCTGAAGAGATCCAGGCCTGGCTGCGTGGCTCTCCCCTGGCCCACGCCGTCGAACCCCACCAGCTGCGGTTCATAGCCTGA
- a CDS encoding NAD-dependent epimerase/dehydratase family protein, with product MRPPTTPHGFTDEVTLEQALAAPSPALVKDLRSRSGDLVILGAGGKMGPSLAGLARAGLDAAGRSGDAVYAVSRFPSQELRRSLAGSGVMVLPLDLIEEDDLSALPDAAEVIHLVGAKFGAGHNQAWAWEVNTALPGRVARRYRGSRVATLSTGNVYPFVTPESGGATETTPPAPVGEYAQSCLGRERVFEFAARSWGTPLSVIRLNYAIDLRYGVLADIASCVVAGKPVPLATGYVNVVWQGYANEVVLRSLGHASPEVFTLNVTGPELLEVRQVAHRFAELFGCEARFTGSPEATALLSDATRCLELFGRPEVTASQLIEWQAAWIRDGLPVLGKPTKWAVRDGKF from the coding sequence ATGAGACCCCCCACCACACCACACGGGTTCACAGACGAGGTGACCCTGGAACAGGCGCTGGCCGCCCCGTCCCCAGCCCTGGTCAAGGACCTGCGGTCCCGGTCGGGAGACCTGGTCATCCTGGGTGCGGGCGGCAAGATGGGGCCCTCGCTGGCGGGGCTCGCCCGGGCCGGCCTGGACGCCGCGGGCCGCAGCGGCGACGCGGTATATGCGGTCTCCCGGTTCCCCAGCCAGGAACTGCGCCGGAGCCTGGCCGGCTCGGGGGTGATGGTGCTCCCCCTCGACCTGATCGAGGAGGACGACCTGTCCGCGCTGCCTGACGCCGCCGAGGTGATCCACCTGGTCGGCGCGAAGTTCGGGGCCGGGCACAATCAGGCGTGGGCGTGGGAGGTCAACACCGCGCTGCCAGGCCGGGTGGCGCGCCGCTACCGCGGCTCCCGGGTGGCGACGCTGTCGACGGGCAACGTCTACCCCTTCGTCACCCCGGAGAGCGGCGGTGCCACCGAGACGACGCCTCCCGCTCCCGTCGGGGAATATGCGCAGTCCTGTCTCGGAAGGGAGCGGGTGTTCGAGTTCGCGGCCCGGTCTTGGGGCACCCCGCTCAGCGTGATCCGTCTCAACTACGCCATCGACCTGCGCTACGGGGTGCTCGCCGACATCGCATCCTGCGTCGTCGCCGGGAAGCCGGTCCCGCTCGCCACCGGATACGTCAACGTGGTCTGGCAGGGCTACGCGAACGAGGTGGTGCTCCGCAGCCTCGGACATGCCAGCCCCGAGGTGTTCACGCTCAATGTGACCGGTCCGGAGCTCCTGGAGGTCCGGCAGGTGGCACACCGGTTTGCGGAGCTGTTCGGGTGCGAGGCCCGCTTCACCGGCTCCCCGGAGGCGACAGCGCTGCTCAGCGACGCGACACGCTGCCTGGAGCTCTTCGGCCGCCCCGAGGTGACTGCCAGCCAGCTCATCGAGTGGCAGGCCGCCTGGATCCGCGACGGGCTGCCGGTGCTCGGCAAACCCACGAAGTGGGCGGTACGGGACGGGAAGTTCTGA